The segment GCTGTGTGAATCGCGCATTGCTTTTCGTTTTTCGCACCCTAATATCATCTCCTTGCGTTGCCTGAGTTAGAATCGGTCAATGGGAGGCAAGAATGAACCAGAGACAAATCGGAACGGGTGTTCACCGTGCGCCAGTCGCGGAGGCGGTCGAGCGGCGGGTGATGTTCGCGGTATCGTTCGGCACGAGCGCGACCCTGGCACCGATCGGCACCAACACGCAGGACGTCGCCGTCGCAGACCTCAATGCCGACGGCAAGCTCGACGTGGCCGCCGTAACCCTTAGTGGTGGCGTGAGCGTGTTCGCTGGCAATGGCGATGGCACGTTCGGCGCACGTGGCGATGTCGACCTTTCCGCGACCGTCCCCGACCTGACCGTCATCAGGGCGGCGGACCTCAACGGTGACGCGCTGCCCGACCTGGTCGTCACCGGCGCGACGCGCGGCGACGTCGCGGTGCTCATCAACCTCGGAGACCTTTCGTTTGCAACCCCGGTGACCTACGCGACCGCTGGCGCCACGTACGACGTCGACTTGGCCGACTTCGATAAGGATGGGGACCTCGACCTCGTCTACTGCAGCGGGACGACCGCGATCATCGGCATCCTGCTCAACGACGGCGCCGGCACGTTCATCGCCGGCGCCACCCGCACAACGGCCGCCCCCTCGCGAGCCATCGCCGCGACCGACTGGGAGCTGGACGGCGACGTCGACGTGGTCGTCGCCACCCGCGACGGCGAGAACGCCATCGCCGTCCTGCTCAACGCCGGTGACGGCACGCTGCCCACCATCCGCAAGGCGCAACGGATGGGCTCCGCCAAGGCGATCGCCCTGGCCGACTTCAACGGCGACGCCAAGCCGGACGTGTTGTCGTTCAACGAGATCGGGCGCCGCTTTGCCTCGTATGGTCTCGAAACCAACTTTCAGGACGCCATCCGCCGCTCACGCATCTATGCTGAGATGCGGGGCGACCCCGTCGGCGGCGACTACGTCGATTACGATCAGGACGGCGATCGCGACATCGTTGTGCTCTACGCCAACGGTCGCCTCGTCGAGGTGGGTCAGCCCCGGCCATACACCTATTTCGATACCGAGCTATTCGATGGTTCTCCCGCCAACCGCTTCGCGACCGCCGACTTCAACGCAGACGGTAAGCCCGACTTCGTCCTCGCTACGGCAGACGGGCTAATCGTGCTGCAGAATGGTTCGTCCGGAGGTGGTGGTGGCGGCGGTGGCGGCGGTGGCGATGGCGTTACGCCCGGAGATACCGACCGCGATGGTGTGGCTGGCGAGCCGGCAGCGCTGGACCTGGCCATCACGAAGCTCACGTTGCCACCTGTTTTCGTCCCGGGCGACAAGGGTAGCGTCACGGTCGGCCTCACCAATGCCGGCGACGCCACGGCCAGCGGGCGCGTGACGGTCGAGCTGTTCGCGTCGGCCGACGACACGATTGACGACGGCGACGCGCCGCTCGACACCGGCACCGCGCTGGCCAACCGGCCCGTGCGCGTCGCCGCCGGCCGTACCGCGTCGTTAACCGGTCGGTTCGTCGTCCCCGCAGCGCTGGCCAACGGTTCGTACTCGGTGCTGGCCAAGGTCACCCCGCTCGATGTGGTCGGCCTGAGCGAACCGGCGACCAGCGCATCTACCCAGACGGTCCAGAAGGTCACAAGCTTCGGCCAGGTCGGGGACCGCCGGAACGTCCGGTACACTTTCACGGATGCCGACGGCACGCTCGTCACCTACGCGCTGAGCGGCGCCGGCACGGGCGTCGTCAGCGACGACGGCACGTCGGTCACCCTGGATGGCACCACCGCCGCGAGCCGGTTCACCGCCACCACCCGTGCTATGCGCGCCACGTCGGGCAGCGATGCCCTGACGTCGATCGCAAACCTCACCGTCAACGGTCCGATCGCGGGCATCACGGGTAAGGGGCTGCAACTGAGCGGCTCGTTGAGCGTTGGCGACGTGCGGACAGTCGTGCTGGCGGACCTGATCGGCGCGACCGACGACGTCGCAGTGACGCTGAGCGGCACGACGCCCGTGTCGATCACGCTCGGCAACGTCCGGAACGCGGTCGTGATCTCGACGGCGGGCATCCGGTCGCTAAGGGCCGGCAGTTGGGCCGCCGGTGCGTTCGCCACTGATCGGATCACCGCGCCGTGGATCTCCGCTCTGACCGTCAAGCAAGGCTGGGCTGCGGACGTCGTACTGAGCGGAATTGGGGCAGCCGGGGGGAACGCGCTTGGCAGCGCGCGGATCGGCCAAGGGCTTAACGCGGCCCTCTGGTCGGTCGCTGGCAACGTTGGCGCGGTCACGGTGGGTGGCGACGTGGCCAACGGGTGGGTCGCGAACATCGCGGGCAACCTCCGGTCGATCACGACGAAGGGCAACTTCACCGGCGGCAGCCTCGCCGCCGCCAACGTTGGCACGTTCGCGGTCACGGGAGACGTGTCGGGCTCGACCGTTCGAGCCGGCTGGTACTTTGGTGCCGATAACCTCGCCGACACGCCCGACGATACCGGCGTCGTCGGCAGCATCGCCCAGGTGGCGATCCGAAACAGCCTGGCATCGTCAAGCTTCTGGGCGGGCGTCGACACCATCGGCGAGCCAATGGCGGGCGGGCAGATCAGGCGCATCGGCGCAATCGAGACGGTCGCGCCGACGGGCGTGGAGTTCCGTGCCGCCACGCTCCCGCGAACCGTCCGCTTCGACGGCGTGACCCTCGCGACGGACGAGGACCCGCGATTCGTGACGATGGCGTAAGGGGTGATCATCCGGCATCGTCAGACGAGCCAGTTTCGAAACCGCAACTGTCGGAAGGTGTCATCCCGGAACACGAAACTTAAGGCATGTTCGGCGAGGGGCCGCCCGGCGGAGCTCGGTTCTGCAGACCAGCAATTGGTAGTTAGGACAGAATGAAATGCACAGTGTGTCGAGGCGAGGCTGAAGCGATATGCAAGTTTTGCGGTCGCGCCGTGTGCTTGCAATGCGCCGCCGCGCGCGAGTACCGCAGCGGGGCGGTACCGAAGTACTTCACGCAGACCGCCAAGAGCGCGATCACGGTCAAAGACGCCGTTTGGTGCAGACGCTGCGAGGTCGAGTCGGCCTAGCGGTCGCACATCTACGGCGTGGCGCGTCAACCGTGGTGCCGCGCCGGCCAACGTACGCGTACACTCTGCGATACCATGCCCACGCACTTCCTATTCTCGGCCCACCCGTTGCGCGCTTCGCTCGTGGAGGAAATGTTCGGCGACCAGTACGGAGCCGTGCAGGCCGCCGGGTTCACCGCCTCCGTCTGTCCCGACGCCGCCCTACGTGCGGCCCGCCCGCTGCGCGATATCCCCGCCGGGGCGACCATCGTGTATCGCGGCTGGATGCTCAACGCTGGCGACTACGCCCGCCTAGCCGGTGCGGTCGGCGACGCGGGCGCAGGCCTCCTGACCTCCCCCGCTGCGTACCTGGCCGCCCATCACCTGCCGAACTGGTACCCGCTGATTGAAGCGTTCACGCCAGAGACGCGCGTGCTGACGATGGGCGACGACCTGGAAGTTCAGCTTCGGTCGCTCGGCTGGGACGCGTTCTTCATTAAGGACTACGTCAAGTCGATCAAGACGTCCGACGGCTCGATCATCCGCGACCCATCGCAGATCGGGCACGTCGTTTCCGAGATGGAGCGATTGCGCGGCGAGGTCGAGGGCGGACTGTGCGTCCGTCGGGTCGAGCCGTTCGTCGCCAAGACGGAGCGGCGATACTTCGTATTACAGGGCAAAGCGTTCGGGCCGGACGACGAGCCGGTGCCCGAGTTGGTCGCGCAGGTCGCTGAACGAATCCCGTCGCCGTTCTTCTCGGTCGACGTGGTCGTTCGAACGGACGGAGCCCTGCGGATCGTGGAGGTCGGCGACGGACAGGTGTCCGACCTCGTAGGCTGGAGCGCCGAACGCTTCGCGGCCATTTGGCCGCGAACTTCCGAAGCGGCGGGTTAGACCGCCCCGCCGTTCTGCGACGGTTTCACTACCGCTCCCGATCGTGGCGGAT is part of the Tepidisphaeraceae bacterium genome and harbors:
- a CDS encoding FG-GAP-like repeat-containing protein codes for the protein MNQRQIGTGVHRAPVAEAVERRVMFAVSFGTSATLAPIGTNTQDVAVADLNADGKLDVAAVTLSGGVSVFAGNGDGTFGARGDVDLSATVPDLTVIRAADLNGDALPDLVVTGATRGDVAVLINLGDLSFATPVTYATAGATYDVDLADFDKDGDLDLVYCSGTTAIIGILLNDGAGTFIAGATRTTAAPSRAIAATDWELDGDVDVVVATRDGENAIAVLLNAGDGTLPTIRKAQRMGSAKAIALADFNGDAKPDVLSFNEIGRRFASYGLETNFQDAIRRSRIYAEMRGDPVGGDYVDYDQDGDRDIVVLYANGRLVEVGQPRPYTYFDTELFDGSPANRFATADFNADGKPDFVLATADGLIVLQNGSSGGGGGGGGGGGDGVTPGDTDRDGVAGEPAALDLAITKLTLPPVFVPGDKGSVTVGLTNAGDATASGRVTVELFASADDTIDDGDAPLDTGTALANRPVRVAAGRTASLTGRFVVPAALANGSYSVLAKVTPLDVVGLSEPATSASTQTVQKVTSFGQVGDRRNVRYTFTDADGTLVTYALSGAGTGVVSDDGTSVTLDGTTAASRFTATTRAMRATSGSDALTSIANLTVNGPIAGITGKGLQLSGSLSVGDVRTVVLADLIGATDDVAVTLSGTTPVSITLGNVRNAVVISTAGIRSLRAGSWAAGAFATDRITAPWISALTVKQGWAADVVLSGIGAAGGNALGSARIGQGLNAALWSVAGNVGAVTVGGDVANGWVANIAGNLRSITTKGNFTGGSLAAANVGTFAVTGDVSGSTVRAGWYFGADNLADTPDDTGVVGSIAQVAIRNSLASSSFWAGVDTIGEPMAGGQIRRIGAIETVAPTGVEFRAATLPRTVRFDGVTLATDEDPRFVTMA
- a CDS encoding ATP-grasp domain-containing protein, with amino-acid sequence MPTHFLFSAHPLRASLVEEMFGDQYGAVQAAGFTASVCPDAALRAARPLRDIPAGATIVYRGWMLNAGDYARLAGAVGDAGAGLLTSPAAYLAAHHLPNWYPLIEAFTPETRVLTMGDDLEVQLRSLGWDAFFIKDYVKSIKTSDGSIIRDPSQIGHVVSEMERLRGEVEGGLCVRRVEPFVAKTERRYFVLQGKAFGPDDEPVPELVAQVAERIPSPFFSVDVVVRTDGALRIVEVGDGQVSDLVGWSAERFAAIWPRTSEAAG